One window from the genome of Cryobacterium sp. GrIS_2_6 encodes:
- a CDS encoding GrpB family protein, whose product MTFKPRSKARADADDRSLYEATKSALLSEGFDDMNAYAEAKTDVIAAIIARALASGT is encoded by the coding sequence ATGACTTTCAAACCACGCTCCAAGGCTCGTGCGGATGCGGACGACCGGTCCTTATATGAAGCGACGAAGAGCGCGTTGTTGAGTGAGGGTTTCGACGACATGAATGCGTACGCCGAAGCCAAGACCGACGTCATTGCGGCGATCATTGCGCGTGCACTCGCGTCCGGAACCTAG